ATGCTCTTCCAATTCGGTCATCATTTAGTTGCTCTGCTGTTACTCCTTCCCCTATTAAATGCTCTGTTGCCTTCCCGATGAAAAAGTTCTCGAATAGGTACAACGGCGCGCTCAAAAACCCTAATCCATTCAAAATCATTGCTTTCATTACCTGTCCTGGGCTTACTGCTTCTTTTACTCTTAATCCCACTTTTTTATTGACTTCTTCTACTAATTCCATCTCATCTATTATCCCTGCCACTATTCCTAAATGGTCTAAATTTACGATTTCCATCGCTTCTAGGGGGTTTTTCATCTTTTTATTTGTTCAGTTACTCCAATTATTATTCTACATTAAAAATAGCCCAAATCATTACATAGCAATTATTTGGGCTTTTATTTAGAGCATTTTAATTGAAAATTCAATTGGCTTAAATATCTGCGGAATGTGGGCCACAAGCAACACAGCTTTCCTTTCTTTGGGGAAGGCTGTTTTCACGCTCGCTAAGAAATTAACAGCCGGAAAGCCGAGGTAACGTTAAAACTTTTTCCAAATATTCCAGATACAGCAGTTGTCGAGGCGTAAATTCTAAACGCTGTTGCAACACATCCAGCAACGCGATTTCCAGTTCATCTAACTCTAAACTCCGCAGTCGTAATACCTTTGAAGCGACCTGTAATAATTCATCACTAGGCTCATCAATTTCTACTAAATCTCGACTGTAAAATTGCAGCATTTCACTCCCCAAGTTCATCAAAATCAACCCAGAGGTTCCTGTGCCTTCCACCCTTCCCCAATATCCATTCCAGCGCTGGTCGGAGGGAGCAAAGGTTAAGTTGGGGTCAATGTTGACAACGGCAAAGTCCCCCGATACAAACAAGCGGGGGTCATCAAGACTGGCTTCTTCGGCGAGCAGCAGGGCAGCTTCTTTGGGAGTCCGAGCAGCACCTGTAGCAATTAA
This sequence is a window from Planktothrix sp. FACHB-1365. Protein-coding genes within it:
- a CDS encoding DUF4277 domain-containing protein, whose amino-acid sequence is MKNPLEAMEIVNLDHLGIVAGIIDEMELVEEVNKKVGLRVKEAVSPGQVMKAMILNGLGFLSAPLYLFENFFIGKATEHLIGEGVTAEQLNDDRIGRALDKYYQAGTTKLFTAIALKAAQKFQVEKESVHLDSSSISVEGEY